The Primulina eburnea isolate SZY01 chromosome 6, ASM2296580v1, whole genome shotgun sequence genome contains a region encoding:
- the LOC140834703 gene encoding uncharacterized protein has translation MSLSATFASPVTTLSIVRSEVQCLKPKKNVYFIPVELKSLHLQRSFRAKHASICAASLNATCAAEQTQTVTRQSSTITVAPIQGKEKSPELDDGGTGFPPRDDDGGGGGGGGGGGHWSGGFFFFGFLAFLGFLKDQESEGPYREERRR, from the exons ATGTCACTAAGTGCTACTTTTGCCAGCCCAGTTACAACTCTATCGATTG TAAGATCAGAAGTTCAATGTCTGAAGCCAAAGAAGAATGTTTATTTCATTCCAGTTGAGCTTAAGTCACTCCATTTGCAGCGTTCTTTTCGAGCAAAGCACGCTTCAATATGTGCTGCTTCCCTG AATGCCACTTGTGCTGCAGAGCAGACACAAACAGTCACAAGGCAATCTTCTACCATTACCGTTGCACCTATTCAAG GAAAGGAGAAATCTCCGGAACTCGATGATGGTGGAACAGGATTTCCACCACGTGATGACGATGGTGGCGGCGGTGGTGGCGGTGGCGGTGGTGGGCACTGGTCCGGTGGATTTTTCTTTTTTGGCTTCCTTGCTTTTTTGGGTTTCTTGAAGGACCAAGAAAGCGAAGGACCTTATCGAGAAGAAAGGAGAAGATGA